Proteins encoded within one genomic window of Dyadobacter chenhuakuii:
- a CDS encoding ABC transporter permease codes for MSPDFMETMGFKMAAGRMFSAAFPGDTNYKIVVNEATLRKFAIPLEKAVGQHLDFNSGNNAISSLEIVGVVKDFHYQDLHKAIEPYAFFLSADANHNYIIAHVNTKDVSRVLPFMEAKWKSLVPGEPFTYTFLDQDFESNYAADARTARIVNSFTIISILISCLGLFGLAAFAAQQRIKEIGVRKVLGASIGSIVGLLSSDFIKLVIISMLIATPLTWYIMNQWLQDFAYKISIQWWMFVAAGALAVVIALITVSTQAIKAAVTNPIKSLKSE; via the coding sequence GTGTCTCCCGACTTCATGGAAACCATGGGTTTCAAAATGGCGGCAGGCCGGATGTTTTCTGCCGCATTTCCGGGCGATACCAATTATAAGATTGTCGTGAATGAAGCTACATTGCGGAAGTTTGCGATCCCGCTGGAAAAGGCAGTTGGGCAGCACCTGGACTTTAATTCAGGCAATAATGCAATCAGTTCGCTCGAAATTGTAGGTGTAGTGAAAGATTTTCATTATCAGGACCTGCACAAAGCCATTGAGCCGTATGCCTTTTTTCTAAGTGCCGATGCAAATCATAATTACATTATCGCCCACGTCAACACGAAAGATGTAAGCCGGGTTCTGCCCTTTATGGAAGCCAAATGGAAGTCGCTGGTGCCTGGTGAGCCATTTACATATACATTCCTTGACCAGGATTTTGAAAGCAATTATGCTGCTGATGCACGTACAGCCAGGATTGTGAATTCATTTACGATTATTTCCATTCTGATTTCCTGTCTCGGTTTGTTCGGTTTGGCGGCTTTTGCGGCGCAGCAAAGGATTAAGGAAATTGGTGTAAGGAAGGTTTTGGGCGCTTCAATCGGAAGTATTGTTGGGTTGCTTTCAAGTGATTTTATCAAATTGGTGATCATTTCCATGCTGATTGCAACGCCGCTGACCTGGTACATTATGAATCAATGGTTGCAGGATTTTGCTTACAAAATTAGCATTCAGTGGTGGATGTTTGTGGCAGCAGGTGCATTGGCAGTGGTTATCGCTTTGATCACTGTGAGCACACAGGCGATAAAGGCAGCAGTTACCAATCCGATTAAATCGTTAAAAAGTGAATAG